TACGAGGAAAAAGGGCTGATAACCTACGACGTTAAAAACGGCGAAAACGGCAATCGATATTATACAATGGATACGTTTGCAAAAATCCATACAGTCCGAAATTTGCAAAAGCTCGGTCTGTCGCTTGACGAAATACACGGCTATCTCGACGGCACGGCGGATTTAATGATGATGATTCACCGTCTGGAGGCTATACGCGACACGCTTAATCTCAATATTGAAAAACTTTATGAGCGCGCAGGCGGTCCGACAGATGATGTGAAAAAAGTTTCAATTTATAAACAAAAGGTGTATTGCCGTACGTATACCGCAGAAACCGTCGCCGAAAAAACCGACCTTTTACGCAAAACAGCGCTTGAGGCGACGCGTATTTACGGTGCGGACACAACAAGGCGAATGTATTTTATAGAGCATACGTTTTCACAGTCCGGCACGCTCGCGTTCTGTGCCTCTGTGCCGTATCGGAGCGAGGGTGAAAATATCGTTGAAATACCGACGTTTTCCGCAATATGTATGTATCATCACGGTGCGTACGAAAAACTTCCCGAGGCAGTTGAAAAACTTGTTAAATATGCCGAAAAAAACAGAATACAAATTTTGGACAAATGCCGTTTTGCCTTTCTCGAAGGCCCTCCCCAGCATAGGAAAAAAGATAAATTTATAACACAGGTTATTATCCCGATTAAGGAAATTTGACAAAAACAGTAAAAATTTTTTCGGAGAAGAAAATGGTGTAAATAACGCAACCGCGCCGTCAGGCGCATACCGCAAAAGGTTGGTAGTGAACCAAAGGAGTTATAAGCGCGCTTGCAAGCGAATAGCCGACGTGAACGTGACCTTTTGCGGAAAAGGAGGAGCAGAAAAAAGCCAACGCCGTCAGGCGCACAGTCGCAAAAGGTTGGTAGTGAGCCAAAGGCGTTATGAGCGCGCTTGCAAGCGAATAGCCGACGTGAACGTGACCTTTTGCGGAAGAGGAGGAGCAGAAAAAAGCCAACGCCGTCAGATGCACAGCCGCAAAAGGTTGGTAGTGAGCCAAAGGCGTTATGAGCGCGCTTGCAAGCGAATAGCCGACGTGAACGTGACCTTTTGCGGAAGAGGAGGAGCAGCGGCGCGGGTGACTGATTTTTTTATGAAATAAAAAAATCGGAACAAGCAAAGCTTGCTCCGACGTGGTGACCCGTAGGGGAATCGAACCCCTGTTATCGCCGTGAAAGGGCGGTGTCTTAACCGCTTGACCAACGGGCCGAAATTTAAAACGCTCGGTTATTATAGCATATAAAACCTTGCTTGTCAATAGTTTTTAGCGTTAAATTTCGTCAAAATAAACTTTTATATAAAAAAGTATTGACAAACAAACCAAAATAGTGTAAAATAATTGAGTTAATGTCGAATTTGACATATCCTTGCTCTCAATTTTTTTGAGGGCCAAAGACCAAAGGGAGGTGACTTTTAGATGGAAAAAATCGTAAACAAGTACGAAACTATCTTTGTTGTTGACACAAGCATCGGCGAAGAGAACGTTACAGCAGTAGTTGAAAAGTTCAAAGCTATGATTGAAAAGGCAGGCAGCGAAATCACTGTTGAGGACTGGGGCAAGAGAAGACTTGCATATCCCATCGAGGACAGAACAGAGGGTTATTACACTCTTATCAATTTCACAGCCGAACCCGAGTTCATTAAAGAGTTGGATAGAATTTACAACATCACTGACGGTATTTTGAGAACCATTACCATTAAAAAATAAGTAAAGTTGGTGACAGAAAATGAACAAAGTAATTTTGCTCGGCAGACTTACAAGAGATCCGGAGCTTCGAACGACGCCGTCGGGTGTGAGTGTATGCTCGTTTTCCGTGGCGGTCAACAGACGCTTTGCCAGAGAGGGTCAGCAAACGGCAGATTTCATTAACTGCGTTGCCTGGCGTCAAACGGCAGAATTTATTTCAAAATATTTTACAAAAGGCAGAATGATTGGCGTTGTAGGTTCGCTTACAACAGGCAGATACGAAAAAGACGGTCAGACGCATTATACCACTGATGTCACCGTTGACGAGGCTTATTTTGCAGACAGCAAAAATTCGGCTTCGGGCTCAAATGAAAACGTATCGGGAAATGCCGTAAATTCGGGCAATAATACCGCATCGTTCGGTATTAACGACGATTTTATGCCCACTCCTGCCGACGACGATTTGCCGTTTTAAAAAATGTGTTAACTAATAAAGGAGGTTTAAAAAATGGCTGAAGAAAGAGCTTACCGCAAAAAACCCAAAAAGAAAGTTTGTGCTTTCTGTGCAGATAAAGTGGAAGAAATCGATTACAAAGATGTTGCTAAACTCCGAAAATATATTTCCGAGAGAGCTAAAATTCTTCCCAGAAGAATAAACGGAAACTGTGCAAAACATCAGAGACAGCTTACACAGGCTATCAAAAGAGCAAGGCATATTGCACTTCTTCCCTACACATCTGAATAAGAAATTTAAAACTGCTCGTCATAAGACAAGCAGTTTTTTTGTTATTTATAAAATCTTTTCCATTCCTATTTTCTGAACCTTAAGACCTATATGCTCGTAAAATTTCAGCGCCGAGTCGTTTCCTGCCCAAACGTTTAGCGTAACGTTGTAAAAGCCGTTCTTTTTTGCAAAGTCAAGCACATATTCGTAAAGACGCGTGCCGATATGACCGCCTCGAACGTTTTCATCAACGCACAAATCGTCAATGTAAAGCGTTTTTATGTCGCAGAGCGAATTATCGTTCTTAACCTTGATATAAACGCAAAAGGCATATCCGGCAACCGCGCCGTCCTTTTCAGCAACGAAAATCGGGCGTTTGTCGTCGGCGATAATTTCTTTAAGTTCATCGGTCGTGTACTTTTTTGAACCGCGCTTAAACAAATCGGGGCGCGCGTCGCTGTGCACCTTATGCACCTGATACAAAAGCTTTTCGATTGTGTCAACATCGCGCATTTCTGCTCGTCTTATTTTTACCTCGCTTATTTTTATCAACCCTTTCAAGATGTAATTTTATAAACATTTTTTCATATGTTCATACAAACGGTTGCAGATTTTTTCAACTCCGTAAATGCTCGGGTGCACAAAATCCGCGCTGATAAGGGACATATTGTCAATAAGCTCCGCTCCGCTTATGTATTTAACATTTTTATAATTTCGCTTTTTCACAACATCGCTTATTATATCGCGCCAGTTCTGCGCGGTTGTCTTGCCCTCAAAATCCTCGCGCGTATAAAACGGCGAAATAACAAAAATCGGCTTATCAGGGTTCTTTTCGGCAACCGCTGAAACGGTATAATCCACCCTGCTCCTGATTTTTTCGTTGTCGTCCCAGTCCAGCGCGTTTATGCCAAGTTCCAGCACTGCAATATCCCATTTTTCATTTGCGATATAGTTAACCATTTCCTTTTCCATAAGACAGGAGCCCGAATGTCCAAGGTTTCGGCAGTCAACTCCGAGTTTTTTTGCAAGATATGACACCCACGAATTTGAATAGCAAATTGCATTTGAGCCATGTGTGATGGACGAGCCATAGCAAAGAAGCGTCTTTTTCGGAAGCATTTCAACCGTCGGCGGTTCAACGTCGCCTATAATATCGCCAAGCTCTATGTACCCTCTGTCAAACACAATGCGCACAACCGACGGAGAAAAAGGAAAATTTCCCTCTTTGGTCATATCCTCCAAAAGCTTTTGCTCACTGTTTTTTTCTATAATAAATTCACACATTTCGGTGCCCAAAACCCTGTTTACCTCGTGGTCGCTCCAACCGCCCTGAATACCGCCGTAAAAAACGTGAAAAGTGCTTGTTATGCCTTCTTTGTACGAACGCATTTTTAAGGTGACCTTGTCGCTTTTCATAACAAATCTCAATTCCACACCGGTGCAGTCTTCGTCTGCATTCTGACCGCGTTCAAGCTTATCGTAAACGTTTTTCGGCGCACGGAGCATTCTTATGCCCTCGGTGCCGTCGTATATATGCGCAGCATTGTGAATTTCTGTATTTTTATAAATCACTTAAAAAATCTCTCCTTTTAATATATACATATACTATACCACCGCACCGCCGATTTTGTCAACAAAAAGGCATAAAAAAGGGACGGAAAATCCGCCCCCGTAAACACTTTTTAAATTTAAAAAGCACTATTCAAGTTCAATCAAACCGTAGTTGCCGTCGTTTCGTTTGTAAACCACTGCAACTGCGCCCTCCTCGGAATTATCAAAAATGTAAAAATTATGTCCGAGCATATTCATCTGCAAAATAGCTTCTTCGGCGCTCATAGGCTTTTTGGAATATTTTTTTGTTTTAACAATCTTAAATTCTTTTTCCTCATCGGCACCCTTCGCGTCCTCAGGCACAACAACCGCCTTTTTGAGCCTCTTTTCGAGTTTCGTTTTGTGCTTTCTTATCTGGCGCTCCATCAAATCTTCGATAATATCAATCGAGCGGTACAAATCGTCACAGCGTTCCTCGCATCGGAAAACCATTCCG
This genomic stretch from Qingrenia yutianensis harbors:
- a CDS encoding MerR family transcriptional regulator — translated: MNNEKNLFSIGEIAKTIGITRRIVLNYEEKGLITYDVKNGENGNRYYTMDTFAKIHTVRNLQKLGLSLDEIHGYLDGTADLMMMIHRLEAIRDTLNLNIEKLYERAGGPTDDVKKVSIYKQKVYCRTYTAETVAEKTDLLRKTALEATRIYGADTTRRMYFIEHTFSQSGTLAFCASVPYRSEGENIVEIPTFSAICMYHHGAYEKLPEAVEKLVKYAEKNRIQILDKCRFAFLEGPPQHRKKDKFITQVIIPIKEI
- the rpsF gene encoding 30S ribosomal protein S6 encodes the protein MEKIVNKYETIFVVDTSIGEENVTAVVEKFKAMIEKAGSEITVEDWGKRRLAYPIEDRTEGYYTLINFTAEPEFIKELDRIYNITDGILRTITIKK
- a CDS encoding single-stranded DNA-binding protein yields the protein MNKVILLGRLTRDPELRTTPSGVSVCSFSVAVNRRFAREGQQTADFINCVAWRQTAEFISKYFTKGRMIGVVGSLTTGRYEKDGQTHYTTDVTVDEAYFADSKNSASGSNENVSGNAVNSGNNTASFGINDDFMPTPADDDLPF
- the rpsR gene encoding 30S ribosomal protein S18; this translates as MAEERAYRKKPKKKVCAFCADKVEEIDYKDVAKLRKYISERAKILPRRINGNCAKHQRQLTQAIKRARHIALLPYTSE
- a CDS encoding GNAT family N-acetyltransferase encodes the protein MKGLIKISEVKIRRAEMRDVDTIEKLLYQVHKVHSDARPDLFKRGSKKYTTDELKEIIADDKRPIFVAEKDGAVAGYAFCVYIKVKNDNSLCDIKTLYIDDLCVDENVRGGHIGTRLYEYVLDFAKKNGFYNVTLNVWAGNDSALKFYEHIGLKVQKIGMEKIL
- a CDS encoding SGNH/GDSL hydrolase family protein, with the protein product MIYKNTEIHNAAHIYDGTEGIRMLRAPKNVYDKLERGQNADEDCTGVELRFVMKSDKVTLKMRSYKEGITSTFHVFYGGIQGGWSDHEVNRVLGTEMCEFIIEKNSEQKLLEDMTKEGNFPFSPSVVRIVFDRGYIELGDIIGDVEPPTVEMLPKKTLLCYGSSITHGSNAICYSNSWVSYLAKKLGVDCRNLGHSGSCLMEKEMVNYIANEKWDIAVLELGINALDWDDNEKIRSRVDYTVSAVAEKNPDKPIFVISPFYTREDFEGKTTAQNWRDIISDVVKKRNYKNVKYISGAELIDNMSLISADFVHPSIYGVEKICNRLYEHMKKCL
- the hpf gene encoding ribosome hibernation-promoting factor, HPF/YfiA family; this translates as MKIKIVARKMELTPAIESYVEKKISKLGKFFAEDVDATVTLSAQKGNHIAELTIYYGGMVFRCEERCDDLYRSIDIIEDLMERQIRKHKTKLEKRLKKAVVVPEDAKGADEEKEFKIVKTKKYSKKPMSAEEAILQMNMLGHNFYIFDNSEEGAVAVVYKRNDGNYGLIELE